A single region of the Eremothecium gossypii ATCC 10895 chromosome V, complete sequence genome encodes:
- the BIT61 gene encoding Bit61p (Syntenic homolog of Saccharomyces cerevisiae YBR270C (BIT2) and YJL058C (BIT61)): MLPPSLFPVPEQAQCDQRACVSFYQRITRCLSIQGLMGKSEQKLEVHSRMDYRRKVSAPEAVTYGASTESIREFSTSSDLLPQNGPVTQGLSTSAEKAKPERTPSSNYSSVLPSLSRVGFQSIFQNNETRRSRQSVLSESFNGAQISQNDDRLAGSYNYNQLLEQSERGTGSYGKCSSSLSLELHVPKTRMPHGSNSSQQNGLSRGKNSLKQAAIKLFRVRSTSSKYQDVDVQPTPWMKFLHSQHGKHQKAAYVTSNVVESNKSVYSQGQSQPSNLSDKSVRLFHEVNFDNNDVQLLHDLIKNMPSFESNFHQFTIHEQDALLSNIWGVYCNLILSVFKNHRLWQLPAKIEDINRVLKFYIKLKQDGKTACTGSKFLNEIEQCLRASFYVLETQVLYDHAEGIEMQSALKRLCAVWELFYQHAYGDSMAVLAPLDSNFQRYPQYWCATQDSGHLTLAQLLFQMFRDAIVVPYYQTFMNDGDNIAASFQKHFTDEDEKNCVTQTEKLLLLQCFGLLSSLNSRDVNQQIVQGLLAGVRMSI; encoded by the coding sequence ATGTTACCTCCGTCCTTATTCCCAGTCCCCGAGCAAGCACAATGCGATCAGCGAGCGTGCGTATCTTTTTACCAAAGGATTACACGATGCCTGAGTATCCAGGGGTTAATGGGCAAGTCAGAACAGAAGCTTGAGGTTCACAGCCGTATGGACTATAGGCGCAAGGTGAGCGCTCCGGAAGCTGTCACTTATGGTGCCAGCACAGAGTCCATCCGCGAGTTTTCGACGTCTAGCGATCTGCTCCCGCAAAATGGACCGGTGACCCAGGGCCTAAGTACAAGTGCCGAGAAGGCGAAACCGGAGCGTACTCCGTCATCCAACTATAGCTCCGTTCTGCCAAGCCTCTCACGTGTGGGATTCCAGTCCATCTTTCAGAACAATGAGACACGACGCAGCCGGCAGTCCGTGCTCTCGGAGAGCTTCAACGGAGCGCAGATAAGCCAGAATGATGATAGGCTAGCGGGATCCTACAACTACAACCAACTGCTAGAGCAGTCCGAGCGTGGCACAGGGTCATACGGGAAGTGTTCCTCCAGCTTGTCGTTGGAACTACATGTGCCAAAGACGCGAATGCCCCATGGATCAAATTCCAGCCAACAGAACGGGCTTTCTAGGGGTAAAAACTCGCTCAAGCAGGCTGCCATCAAGCTCTTCCGCGTGAGATCGACCAGCTCTAAGTACCAGGACGTCGATGTGCAACCCACTCCATGGATGAAGTTCCTGCATTCTCAACACGGAAAACACCAAAAAGCGGCATACGTGACATCTAACGTTGTCGAGTCAAACAAGTCGGTCTACTCACAGGGCCAGAGCCAGCCCTCTAACCTTAGTGACAAATCCGTTAGGCTATTTCATGAGGTAAACTTCGACAACAATGATGTTCAGTTGCTCCATGATCTGATCAAAAATATGCCAAGTTTTGAATCTAACTTCCACCAATTTACCATACATGAGCAGGATGCCCTTCTCAGTAACATCTGGGGGGTTTATTGCAATCTGATCCTATCTGTTTTTAAGAACCATCGGCTGTGGCAGCTTCCGGCGAAGATTGAGGATATTAATCGTGTGCTGAAGTTTTACATCAAGCTCAAGCAAGATGGCAAGACAGCATGCACGGGGTCCAAGTTTCTAAACGAGATTGAACAGTGCTTGCGTGCCTCATTTTATGTGTTGGAAACCCAGGTGCTATACGACCATGCTGAAGGTATTGAAATGCAAAGCGCCCTAAAACGGCTGTGTGCTGTGTGGGAACTGTTTTACCAGCACGCCTATGGTGATTCAATGGCTGTCCTGGCGCCGCTGGATTCCAATTTCCAACGTTATCCACAATATTGGTGTGCCACACAGGATTCAGGCCACCTCACGTTAGCTCAGCTGCTATTCCAAATGTTTAGAGATGCAATTGTGGTACCATATTACCAGACCTTTATGAATGATGGAGACAATATCGCTGCTAGTTTCCAGAAACACTTCACGGACGAGGACGAAAAGAACTGCGTCACACAGACAGAGAagctgctcctgctgcaATGTTTCGGTTTGTTGTCATCTCTCAACAGCAGAGACGTAAATCAGCAAATCGTACAAGGGTTGTTAGCAGGGGTTCGCATGAGCATTTAG
- the YHC3 gene encoding amino acid transporter YHC3 (Syntenic homolog of Saccharomyces cerevisiae YJL059W (YHC3)) → MDRRKLIFGKFWLFGLLNNVLYVVILAAAVDIVGPTLPKSLILLADILPSFLVKLVAPFFIDRVEYHYRIWSLIALSGFGMLLVASGRLGVCIVGIVLASISSGVGEITFLQLTHYFSHVALNGWSSGTGGAGLAGSFLYMLLTSILKIPVSRSLLLFSILPIGFLLYFTLQVERTAYEPLASGHFMEAEDNSGSVISLEAPRTTVDNARDCASRPRLAALRERIEVTMRRLKVLVVPYMIPLSTVYLFEYLINQGVSPTLMFPIHEGYGTSQLFHKYRDIYVAYGTLYQLGVFISRSSGSWVRIRGLYLLSVLQFLNLVILLIQSWYYVIHSVWVIMAIVLYEGLLGGASYVNSFLNISEDVPLAEREFSLGAVSISDSSGTLVAAFIGILLEPVLCSHQVKTGRPWCQLE, encoded by the coding sequence ATGGATAGAAGGAAGCTAATATTTGGTAAATTCTGGCTTTTCGGCTTGCTCAATAATGTATTGTATGTGGTCATActagctgctgctgtggaTATCGTGGGCCCGACTCTACCAAAATCGCTGATCCTGCTGGCAGACATTTTGCCATCGTTCTTAGTCAAGTTGGTGGCCCCGTTTTTCATAGATAGGGTAGAGTATCACTATCGGATATGGAGTCTAATTGCGTTGAGCGGCTTTGGAATGCTACTGGTGGCATCAGGGCGGCTGGGAGTATGCATTGTGGGAATAGTGCTGGCTTCTATCTCATCAGGAGTAGGTGAAATCACGTTTCTCCAGTTAACGCACTACTTCAGTCACGTTGCATTAAACGGCTGGAGCTCTGGGACGGGCGGGGCCGGGCTGGCTGGAAGCTTTTTGTACATGCTCCTGACTTCGATCCTGAAAATACCTGTCAGCAGGTCTCTACTACTGTTCTCTATCCTACCGATCGGATTCCTGCTATATTTCACGCTTCAGGTAGAGCGAACTGCATATGAGCCTCTCGCGTCAGGGCACTTTATGGAGGCAGAAGACAATTCAGGCAGTGTGATAAGTCTGGAGGCGCCTAGGACTACAGTAGACAACGCCCGTGACTGTGCAAGCCGGCCTCGGTTGGCCGCTCTGCGGGAACGAATAGAAGTGACTATGCGGCGACTAAAAGTGCTAGTAGTCCCTTATATGATACCATTGAGTACGGTATATCTGTTTGAATACTTAATCAACCAGGGCGTATCCCCTACGCTTATGTTCCCAATCCATGAGGGATATGGCACCTCGCAACTCTTCCATAAATATAGAGATATTTATGTGGCTTATGGGACATTGTACCAATTGGGTGTATTCATATCACGATCTAGTGGGAGCTGGGTCCGCATTAGAGGCTTGTATCTGCTTAGCGTTCTACAGTTCTTAAATCTGGTCATCTTGCTAATACAGTCATGGTATTACGTTATCCACTCAGTTTGGGTTATAATGGCCATAGTACTGTACGAAGGGTTGCTTGGCGGTGCATCTTATGTTAACAGTTTCCTGAATATTTCAGAAGACGTCCCGCTGGCTGAACGTGAGTTTTCTCTTGGCGCAGTGTCAATTTCTGACTCCTCGGGCACCCTTGTTGCCGCCTTCATTGGCATTCTCCTCGAGCCAGTGCTGTGCTCTCATCAGGTTAAAACCGGCCGCCCGTGGTGTCAGCTGGAGTGA
- the BNA3 gene encoding kynurenine--oxoglutarate transaminase (Syntenic homolog of Saccharomyces cerevisiae YJL060W (BNA3)) — MNISEAGRLLGHSRLRHIPGRRYNSMGKIRGNNYFAETTRDVWTIINEAAAKAAAESVANGGSGAGKGMKVLNLGQGFFSYSPPDFAIAGAQRALENAMNNQYAPTRGRPALVEALLKLYRPMYGDLAAENVQVTTGANEGIFACLAGLVNPGDEVIVFEPFFDQYIPNIELLGGVVRYVPIRPPAELSKRVTEGTEWVIDYDMLRQTINEKTKAVIINSPHNPIGKVFTREELLKLGNICVEKGIYIISDEVYEHLYFTDEFTRIATLSEEISQHTLTVGSAGKSFAATGWRIGWVISRNKELLALASKAHVRICFSSPAPLQEACAVAIEHALKTTYYADTRAAYQKKYERFQKPFDDLGLPYTRAEGSYFLLVDFSRLPLPADYHFPEELADKGRDFRVAYWLINELGLVAIPCSSFFIPDHREASENMLRFAICKDDTYLDEAIERLMVLKNYL; from the coding sequence ATGAACATCTCAGAAGCAGGGCGACTTCTGGGCCATTCAAGACTTCGACACATACCAGGAAGACGCTACAACAGCATGGGGAAAATCAGGGGGAATAACTACTTTGCAGAGACGACGAGAGACGTGTGGACGATTATCAACGAGGCAGCAGCGAAGGCTGCCGCCGAATCGGTGGCCAACGGTGGCAGTGGGGCAGGAAAGGGCATGAAGGTACTAAACCTTGGCCAGGGTTTCTTCTCGTACTCTCCTCCTGACTTTGCGATTGCCGGCGCACAGCGTGCGCTGGAGAACGCCATGAACAACCAGTACGCACCAACCCGGGGCCGGCCCGCGCTGGTGGAGGCGCTGTTGAAGCTATACCGCCCCATGTACGGGGATCTAGCCGCAGAGAACGTGCAGGTGACTACTGGCGCCAACGAGGGTATCTTCGCCTGTCTTGCTGGGCTTGTAAACCCAGGCGACGAGGTTATTGTGTTCGAGCCTTTCTTCGACCAGTACATACCTAACATCGAGCTTCTGGGTGGCGTGGTGCGCTACGTGCCCATCCGGCCACCAGCGGAGCTCTCGAAGCGGGTGACGGAGGGCACAGAGTGGGTCATCGACTATGATATGTTGCGCCAGACCATCAATGAAAAGACGAAAGCAGTGATCATCAACTCTCCGCACAACCCCATCGGGAAAGTGTTCACGCGTGAAGAGTTGCTCAAGCTCGGGAACATTTGCGTTGAGAAGGGTATCTACATTATCTCTGATGAAGTATACGAGCACTTGTACTTCACTGACGAATTTACCCGAATCGCCACCTTGTCAGAGGAGATCTCGCAGCACACGTTGACCGTCGGATCTGCAGGAAAGTCCTTTGCTGCGACTGGCTGGCGTATTGGCTGGGTCATATCCCGCAACAAGGAGTTGTTGGCCCTGGCCTCCAAGGCACACGTGCGCATCTGTTTCAGTTCCCCTGCACCGCTGCAGGAGGCCTGCGCTGTTGCCATTGAACACGCATTGAAAACGACCTACTATGCTGACACTCGTGCTGCCTACCAAAAGAAGTACGAGCGCTTCCAGAAGCCTTTCGACGATCTGGGCTTGCCATACACTCGTGCGGAGGGTTCTTATTTCCTTCTTGTGGACTTTTCGCGCCTACCACTCCCCGCAGATTACCACTTCCCTGAGGAACTTGCGGACAAAGGTCGCGACTTCCGCGTGGCCTATTGGCTCATTAATGAGTTGGGTCTCGTCGCCATCCCATGTTCAAGTTTCTTCATCCCTGACCATCGCGAAGCATCGGAGAACATGCTTCGTTTCGCAATTTGCAAGGACGATACTTACCTAGATGAGGCCATCGAGAGGCTTATGGTCCTGAAGAACTACTTATAA
- the SDH8 gene encoding Sdh8p (Syntenic homolog of Saccharomyces cerevisiae YBR269C (FMP21); 1-intron) encodes MFRSVLRHSYAVPTVNYTWSSRSLIRFFTSDEKAAPPSLPREEQKEFERLQKIAQSQAAIDEYNRQFENDHTKESANSPILKTEIGSFSPEFSKTLPEFEGDKNPETGEIGGPRQDPLRYGDYSYNGRVTDF; translated from the coding sequence ATGTTTCGTTCAGTACTACGTCATTCTTACGCCGTCCCTACTGTGAATTACACATGGTCCTCGAGAAGCCTCATAAGATTCTTCACTAGCGATGAGAAGGCAGCTCCTCCATCGCTTCCGAGAGAAGAGCAGAAAGAGTTCGAACGGCTTCAGAAGATTGCACAGTCACAAGCTGCCATCGACGAGTACAACAGACAGTTCGAGAATGACCATACGAAGGAGTCAGCGAACTCTCCCATCCTCAAGACAGAAATAGGCTCGTTCTCACCGGAATTCAGCAAGACGTTGCCAGAGTTCGAGGGCGACAAGAATCCCGAGACAGGGGAGATTGGCGGGCCGCGCCAAGACCCACTGCGGTACGGGGACTACTCATACAACGGCCGCGTGACGGACTTCTGA
- the NUP82 gene encoding linker nucleoporin NUP82 (Syntenic homolog of Saccharomyces cerevisiae YJL061W (NUP82)) gives MTGELHPIFNADALGASHRLHAHTHGDGTKIVAYYNKHLRLGRFTEQTYKSWHAEVDAKASSILNGSGSLLAFYGDHIIEVVDREGKKITLTVNGGIKQVLWHPLAYLDSCLVVLTGQETIEIYELNEPRYEKPTLVLNEPTSQLGISSRVIDITNIAFAPDGLSLYLFSTSEGGDVHVICPLLPSRIKADRAKWARQWNKATALYSTLTKDTPDDAKVATIEYLEFVTQLLQAIEKNGSDGELVIPEHRRRTISQGPYNIHGFPEKLYSAVGTKLTVVPLGESEAHLLLLSFDDSTNILLFPSTEVLMSWTKDLKNAYTLMLVEEFTATGTAFATCDGVAVLGIDSAQRVEIPYLQALEDCIRDCNLAALQDINFTSSICKIPGKFHSVARFNAPGNKGIILVGDHHAKIVPSTEAAKSDTETELDSQPGKEPTYTVCFPNSLEEILNTNKELQRRKHQPLPLVPPALKNIPLNSDLNEQHLATLTNISKEVMDRIILSQSAGLLMHNRLSLQQYELHRQVETVADICSRHSVLRDSSEAMSSRLTSVLKRDRRLKQRLCMLQSTLNRINSSHKFSDLPLSKKEADWFRELKNQAISFNDYVLQSAQLRDELAFLKNELESLPEHRQHDRQEEEPFDFRRLQELLKLDSKIITECTDNLSAAARELERKLCI, from the coding sequence ATGACCGGCGAGCTGCATCCTATCTTTAACGCTGATGCGCTCGGCGCTTCCCATAGGCTCCATGCGCACACACATGGCGACGGGACCAAAATTGTGGCGTATTATAACAAGCATCTGCGCCTAGGCAGATTCACAGAGCAAACATACAAAAGCTGGCACGCAGAGGTGGACGCAAAAGCAAGCAGTATCTTGAATGGCTCTGGTAGCTTGCTAGCCTTCTATGGCGATCACATAATCGAAGTGGTAGATAGGGAGGGGAAGAAGATTACATTAACCGTCAACGGAGGCATCAAACAGGTACTATGGCACCCTCTGGCATACCTCGACTCCTGTTTGGTTGTGCTAACAGGGCAGGAGACGATAGAGATTTACGAACTGAACGAGCCGCGTTATGAAAAGCCGACATTGGTCCTTAACGAGCCGACTTCGCAGCTGGGTATCTCATCACGCGTCATCGACATCACCAATATAGCATTCGCTCCAGATGGCCTGTCATTGTATCTATTCTCAACTTCGGAGGGTGGTGACGTGCATGTTATATGCCCACTGCTGCCCAGTAGGATCAAGGCAGACCGCGCCAAGTGGGCTAGGCAGTGGAACAAGGCGACCGCTCTGTACAGTACTCTGACGAAGGATACTCCAGACGACGCTAAAGTTGCAACGATAGAGTATCTCGAATTTGTTACGCAACTTCTACAGGCGATCGAGAAGAATGGCAGTGACGGCGAGCTAGTGATTCCAGAACACAGACGGAGGACGATATCGCAAGGGCCTTACAACATTCACGGCTTCCCAGAAAAGCTTTATAGTGCAGTCGGCACAAAACTGACTGTTGTCCCGCTCGGTGAATCAGAGGCACATCTGCTTCTACTAAGCTTTGACGACTCCACCAATATCTTGCTCTTCCCAAGCACAGAAGTCCTGATGTCGTGGACGAAAGATCTCAAGAATGCTTATACATTAATGCTGGTAGAAGAATTCACAGCTACAGGGACCGCTTTTGCAACCTGTGATGGAGTTGCAGTTCTTGGCATAGACTCTGCGCAGAGAGTGGAAATTCCCTATTTACAGGCACTGGAGGACTGTATCAGGGACTGTAACTTGGCCGCCTTGCAGGATATCAACTTTACTTCGTCCATCTGCAAGATACCGGGGAAGTTTCACTCAGTGGCCCGCTTCAATGCGCCAGGTAACAAGGGCATCATTCTAGTTGGTGACCATCATGCCAAGATCGTCCCATCTACAGAAGCCGCCAAGTCGGATACGGAAACAGAACTGGACTCGCAGCCAGGGAAGGAGCCAACATACACTGTCTGTTTCCCAAATTCCCTCGAAGAAATACTCAATACAAACAAAGAACTACAACGCAGGAAACACCAGCCTCTGCCGTTAGTCCCCCCTGCTCTTAAAAACATCCCACTTAACAGCGATCTCAACGAGCAGCACCTTGCTACCTTAACTAACATTTCCAAAGAAGTAATGGACCGCATCATCCTCTCTCAGTCCGCGGGTCTCCTGATGCACAACCGACTCTCTCTTCAGCAATACGAGCTCCATCGCCAGGTAGAAACGGTAGCCGATATCTGCTCCAGGCACTCTGTGCTTCGGGACTCCTCAGAGGCCATGTCCTCGCGACTAACCTCCGTCCTCAAAAGAGACCGCCGTTTGAAACAGAGATTGTGCATGCTGCAATCTACTCTGAACCGTATCAACTCTTCCCACAAGTTCAGCGACCTGCCGCTCAGCAAAAAGGAGGCCGATTGGTTCAGAGAGCTGAAAAACCAGGCTATTTCCTTCAACGACTACGTGCTACAGAGCGCACAGCTGCGCGACGAGCTTGCATTCCTCAAAAACGAACTGGAATCCTTACCAGAACACAGACAACACGACCGCCAGGAAGAGGAGCCCTTCGATTTCCGCCGCCTACAAGAGCTGCTAAAGCTGGACTCGAAAATCATCACCGAGTGCACCGACAACCTGTCTGCAGCTGCGAGAGAGTTGGAGCGCAAGCTATGTATTTAA
- the MRPL37 gene encoding mitochondrial 54S ribosomal protein mL54 (Syntenic homolog of Saccharomyces cerevisiae YBR268W (MRPL37)), translating into MLSLRSSFRRLFSVSCRVYDQQAQKAVSSCPAGTPLNLLIKKGGKEPLALEDSDYPEWLWKVLDPEAQAAKLAEDPIKARKKALRRMNREHIKQQNFLAKM; encoded by the coding sequence ATGCTCTCACTTAGATCCAGCTTCAGACGCTTATTTTCTGTTTCCTGCAGGGTTTATGACCAGCAGGCGCAGAAGGCCGTGTCTTCCTGCCCGGCTGGCACACCGCTGAATCTGCTTATAAAGAAGGGCGGGAAGGAGCCGTTGGCTCTCGAGGATTCCGACTACCCCGAGTGGTTATGGAAGGTGCTTGACCCTGAGGCGCAAGCCGCAAAGCTGGCAGAGGACCCCATTAAAGCGCGGAAGAAGGCTCTGCGGCGGATGAACAGAGAACACATCAAGCAGCAGAACTTCCTGGCGAAGATGTGA
- the LAS21 gene encoding mannose-ethanolamine phosphotransferase LAS21 (Syntenic homolog of Saccharomyces cerevisiae YJL062W (LAS21)): MRFKEVGLLFCQLLAVLIFAAGFFPQKKVLKGDAQFQYMAETQRALEPAFDKLVLVVIDALRADFLFQQNVSHFDFVHELLNRGEAWGFTAYSNPPTVTLPRLKGITTGSAPNFLDAILNVAEDDSSSNLKDQDSWISQFAKHGKKIHFFGDDTWLKLFPEEFFQKHDGTNSFFVSDFEEVDTNVTRHLPHELQHKDWDVLILHYLGLDHIGHKGGAASQFMPPKHREMDAVIRQIYDQVDNRTLLCVMGDHGMNDLGNHGGSSAGETSAGMVFISKMLSSYPRPAAQDGVSSPVTAAEDYQFFTRIQQVDFVPTIASLFNIPIPKNSLGVFVREFSSLLGQHATTKIIENYHQLMQLAAKKTAARGNDDIDSMLAEMKDVQATLARTATNYNYAMLFLGVGMLSIVTAATAYCYISSARLNEASVLMIAVTALLGSSVFGSSFVEEEHQIWWWIIIAVVGYSWATRPSCTPSHLVFLVCARLLRGWNNSGQKFMYDFTVAELLKSHPSIKWLLVCATLAVVALDGFTERPLLSIFNLLAGLLCFVYKTCWANVNGEVSPTYAQTLVTKACSLLFAGGTPWDDKQLLVPLARLFFKVTAAIVCMRIAYNVVFAKRKFLSELFPLFTIVLIMQTASQNIPLFLVFTIMRSSLRNILRVGYPQQRCEMFFVLSLILQNLSFFQFGGTNSIATIDLTNSYNGISENYNIYVVGLLMCIGNMAPAIYWSLAAVVDHQLYSKKSYAQQKLSSMFFYSVNSLLLLVACICMRYHLFIWSVFSPKLCYLLGWNILIHFLTETVLEPFLLMVAG; the protein is encoded by the coding sequence ATGCGGTTCAAAGAAGTTGGACTGCTTTTCTGCCAGCTACTGGCGGTGCTCATCTTCGCGGCCGGGTTCTTTCCGCAGAAGAAGGTGTTAAAGGGTGATGCCCAGTTTCAGTACATGGCCGAGACACAGCGGGCGCTAGAGCCCGCGTTCGACAAGTTAGTTCTGGTCGTCATAGATGCACTGCGTGCAGACTTCCTCTTTCAGCAGAATGTGTCGCATTTCGACTTTGTGCATGAGCTGCTAAACCGGGGAGAAGCGTGGGGTTTCACTGCGTATTCAAACCCGCCGACGGTGACACTGCCCAGGCTGAAAGGGATCACGACTGGGTCTGCGCCGAACTTCCTTGACGCGATTCTCAATGTGGCAGAGGACGACAGCTCGTCAAACTTGAAGGACCAGGATTCGTGGATCAGCCAGTTTGCCAAGCATGGCAAGAAAATCCACTTCTTCGGCGACGACACCTGGCTGAAGCTCTTCCCCGAGGAGTTCTTCCAGAAGCACGACGGCACCAACTCCTTCTTTGTCAGTGACTTTGAGGAGGTTGACACGAATGTTACACGGCACTTGCCGCATGAGCTGCAGCACAAGGACTGGGATGTGCTCATCCTGCACTATCTGGGGCTCGACCATATTGGGCACAAGGGCGGAGCAGCGTCACAATTCATGCCCCCAAAGCACCGGGAGATGGATGCAGTAATCCGTCAGATCTACGACCAGGTGGACAACAGAACGCTCCTGTGTGTCATGGGAGACCATGGAATGAACGACCTTGGCAATCACGGCGGGTCGTCTGCCGGGGAGACCAGTGCCGGTATGGTCTTTATCTCCAAGATGCTATCCTCGTACCCGCGGCCGGCAGCACAAGACGGCGTATCTTCCCCTGTGACTGCAGCTGAAGACTACCAGTTCTTCACGAGGATCCAGCAGGTAGATTTCGTGCCAACCATAGCTTCGCTGTTCAATATACCGATACCCAAGAACAGCCTGGGGGTGTTTGTCAGGGAATTCTCATCCTTGCTTGGGCAGCACGCGACCACGAAGATCATTGAAAACTACCATCAGCTAATGCAACTTGCCGCAAAGAAGACCGCTGCCCGGGGCAACGATGATATTGACTCCATGCTTGCCGAGATGAAGGACGTACAAGCAACACTGGCCCGGACAGCGACAAATTACAACTACGCTATGCTATTTCTTGGGGTGGGCATGCTTTCAATTGTCACTGCTGCTACCGCATATTGCTACATTTCAAGTGCTCGTTTGAATGAGGCTTCTGTCCTAATGATTGCAGTCACCGCCCTATTGGGATCCAGCGTCTTTGGAAGTAGTTTCGTGGAGGAGGAACACCAGATCTGGTGGTGGATCATTATTGCTGTCGTGGGATATTCGTGGGCGACTCGTCCCTCCTGCACTCCCTCGCATCTGGTGTTTCTTGTGTGCGCGCGGCTATTGCGTGGTTGGAACAATAGTGGCCAAAAGTTCATGTATGACTTCACGGTCGCAGAACTTCTGAAGTCACACCCTTCAATAAAATGGCTACTGGTGTGTGCTACGCTTGCGGTGGTGGCCCTGGACGGGTTCACAGAGCGCCCGCTTCTCAGCATATTTAACCTGCTAGCCGGGCTGCTCTGTTTTGTCTATAAGACTTGTTGGGCAAACGTGAATGGCGAAGTATCACCAACGTATGCCCAAACACTGGTCACCAAAGCATGCAGCCTTTTATTTGCCGGCGGGACCCCTTGGGACGATAAGCAGCTACTTGTTCCACTTGCACGGCTGTTTTTCAAGGTTACCGCTGCGATCGTATGTATGCGGATTGCTTACAACGTCGTCTTTGCGAAACGCAAGTTCCTTTCCGAACTGTTCCCTCTGTTCACCATTGTCCTCATCATGCAGACCGCATCGCAGAATATACCACTGTTCTTGGTGTTCACCATCATGAGGTCGTCGCTGCGGAATATACTCCGCGTCGGTTATCCACAGCAGCGGTGCGAGATGTTCTTCGTGCTCTCTTTGATCTTGCAGAATCTTTCATTCTTCCAGTTTGGTGGCACCAACTCAATCGCGACTATCGACCTAACAAACTCCTACAATGGCATCTCGGAGAACTACAACATCTACGTCGTGGGTCTGTTGATGTGCATCGGCAACATGGCGCCTGCCATATATTGGTCACTGGCAGCTGTGGTTGATCACCAACTCTACAGCAAGAAATCCTACGCCCAGCAAAAGCTGTCCTCGATGTTCTTCTATTCTGTAAACAGTTTGTTACTTCTGGTCGCTTGTATCTGCATGCGCTATCATCTTTTCATCTGGAGCGTTTTCAGCCCGAAGTTGTGCTACCTTCTGGGCTGGAACATCCTCATCCACTTTCTCACTGAGACGGTGCTTGAACCTTTCTTGCTCATGGTGGCGGGCTGA